The proteins below are encoded in one region of Pseudomonas putida NBRC 14164:
- a CDS encoding VWA domain-containing protein, translating to MDIDLSALHLLRPYWLLLWLPAALLPWAWQRRNDLKRQLHGVIAPHLVEHLLITPDEQARLRPVHLLAALLGLGALAAAGPTWQRDIPAFVDNRAPLILALDLSPSMDADDVPPSRLQAAKHTLHDLVMRRAGARTALIAYAGSAHLVLPATEDPQLLDTFLQALTTDLIAQPGKDVAGVIDVAKRLLAAEQVPGTLVLLTDGADTGQLSALTGALKGSDLQVMVLAVGSQDSGVVHDAQGRTRVDAQGRPLQADFDQQGLRQLANAVNGPLGSLTLSDDDLDWIELHAQQHFQAAQGDPQQVHWKDAGYWLCWPLALIALLCLRRGWKVHWLATVLVAVVLGTQPQSARAGPVADAFFTPDQQGRWAFEHGHYPQAAAHFNDPYWKGLAAYTAADYDVALASLGKLDTAQAFFYRGNIYVRQFKFPQAVQAYQQALQRQPAFPEASANLALAQALLKDYEDQQKAGTPDEKADKVVEDQTPSKGARQKQQQTPQAASDQVWLNNLTTSPAQFLRRKFLLQDASRQTAEGT from the coding sequence ATGGACATCGACCTTAGTGCCTTGCACCTGCTGCGCCCCTATTGGTTGTTACTGTGGCTACCGGCCGCGCTGCTGCCCTGGGCATGGCAGCGGCGCAATGACCTGAAGCGGCAGTTGCACGGCGTGATCGCTCCACACCTGGTCGAGCATCTGCTCATCACCCCCGATGAGCAAGCGCGGTTGCGGCCCGTTCACCTGCTGGCAGCACTGCTCGGCCTGGGTGCCCTGGCCGCCGCGGGGCCGACCTGGCAGCGCGACATCCCCGCGTTCGTCGACAACCGTGCGCCGCTGATCCTGGCGCTGGACCTGTCGCCGTCGATGGATGCCGACGACGTACCTCCATCCCGCCTGCAAGCCGCCAAACATACCTTGCACGACCTGGTGATGCGCCGCGCAGGGGCACGCACAGCGCTCATCGCGTATGCCGGCAGCGCGCACCTGGTGCTGCCCGCCACCGAAGACCCACAGTTGCTCGACACCTTCTTGCAAGCACTGACCACCGATTTGATCGCGCAACCCGGCAAGGATGTAGCAGGGGTGATCGACGTGGCGAAACGCTTGCTGGCAGCCGAGCAGGTGCCCGGCACGCTGGTGCTGCTGACCGATGGCGCCGATACCGGGCAATTGTCGGCACTGACGGGCGCGCTGAAAGGTAGCGACCTGCAGGTGATGGTCCTGGCCGTGGGCAGCCAAGACAGCGGGGTTGTGCATGACGCCCAGGGCCGTACCCGGGTCGATGCCCAAGGGCGCCCGCTGCAGGCGGACTTCGACCAGCAGGGCTTGAGGCAGTTGGCCAACGCCGTCAACGGCCCGCTGGGCAGCCTGACCCTGAGCGACGATGACCTGGACTGGATCGAACTGCATGCGCAGCAGCATTTTCAGGCAGCCCAAGGCGACCCGCAGCAGGTGCACTGGAAGGACGCCGGCTACTGGCTGTGCTGGCCGCTGGCGCTGATTGCGCTGCTGTGCCTGCGCCGGGGCTGGAAGGTGCACTGGCTGGCCACCGTGCTGGTGGCGGTAGTGTTGGGCACGCAGCCGCAAAGCGCGCGGGCCGGGCCTGTCGCGGATGCCTTCTTCACCCCTGACCAGCAGGGCCGCTGGGCCTTCGAGCATGGCCATTACCCGCAGGCCGCAGCGCATTTCAACGACCCTTACTGGAAAGGCCTGGCTGCCTACACCGCCGCCGACTATGACGTTGCCTTGGCCAGCCTCGGCAAGCTCGACACCGCCCAGGCTTTTTTCTACCGGGGCAATATCTACGTGCGCCAGTTCAAGTTTCCCCAGGCGGTTCAGGCCTACCAACAGGCTTTGCAGCGCCAGCCTGCGTTTCCCGAGGCCAGTGCCAACCTGGCACTGGCGCAGGCGCTGCTCAAAGACTATGAAGACCAGCAAAAGGCAGGCACACCCGACGAGAAGGCCGACAAGGTGGTGGAGGACCAGACGCCTTCCAAAGGCGCCCGGCAAAAGCAGCAGCAAACGCCCCAGGCCGCTTCGGACCAGGTCTGGCTGAATAACCTGACGACGTCGCCGGCGCAGTTCCTCAGGCGCAAGTTCCTGCTTCAGGATGCCTCACGACAAACAGCGGAGGGCACCTGA
- a CDS encoding spermidine synthase produces MPAVVNLSRADNRSTNETQAPLPWLLPAALLFASGGAALIYQVLWVKQLSLVVGVEVYAITAGISAFFAGLALGGLLFGRWADGLSHPLKLYAGLELAVAVLAVAATLGLAQSAALFARLEASVGLLAWLLPFSLVGLPAFLMGGTLPVLVRALTPTDAQTGEAGGRLYAANTAGAICGTLLAAFVLLPLLGVTGAACVAGALNLLAALGAWCGRRRDERTLPSSGDTALPRTPQARLAIALYCLAGGVALGYEVVWTQSIVQFMSTRAFAFSVVLATYLAGLVLGSALYARRADRIRDPWGLFALLIASAGLLALLQIAGLGRWLVAWQTLLESHVVQLTGSQLAGMCARFAAAAVCVVFIPTTLLGAAFPLALRLAVDSGRVGRDVGAVVALNTLGGIIGVMLTGFVLVPELGLVRTLAVLACVAAAIGAVAAWRGHAVHKGMRALVLLVGGATLVTGVLTPSERLAQLLPGARSGELVFYQEGRGGTVAVVNQQRQGQAFNRLYIQGVSNTGDAMPSLRYMRLQALLPLLIHRGEPRSALVIGFGTGITAGAMLRYPGLEHPVVAELLPQVLAAAPLFSGNYNAVNDPRLDIRLRDGRRELLRNEQRYDVITLEPPPPSAAGVVNLYSRDFYQLAASRLHEHGLVAQWLPLPTQNDEDSRSLVRSFLDVFPHASLWTTEFHEMLLIGSATPMVLDVSRIRQRFEQSQVSASLAQVGVNSVEALLATWVTDRQGLERYAGDAQPVTDDRPRIEYAPWVRPHEITRVLPALLALRVAPPLENASPSVQAGVNDEWALLRRFYGLSLLAYNGNRQGWMREARALAPISAKNPYMRWFTGGKR; encoded by the coding sequence ATGCCCGCAGTTGTGAACCTTTCCCGCGCCGACAATCGCAGCACTAACGAAACTCAAGCACCGTTGCCGTGGCTGCTGCCTGCGGCGCTGCTGTTCGCGTCTGGCGGCGCAGCGCTGATCTACCAGGTGCTTTGGGTCAAGCAGTTATCTCTGGTGGTTGGGGTTGAGGTATACGCCATCACAGCTGGCATCAGTGCGTTTTTTGCGGGGCTGGCACTGGGTGGCCTGCTGTTCGGTCGCTGGGCAGACGGGCTGAGTCACCCGCTGAAACTGTATGCGGGGCTGGAGTTGGCGGTTGCGGTACTGGCCGTGGCGGCGACCCTGGGCCTGGCGCAGAGTGCGGCACTGTTTGCTCGCCTGGAGGCGAGTGTCGGCCTGCTAGCCTGGCTGCTGCCATTCAGTCTGGTCGGGCTACCGGCATTTTTGATGGGCGGAACCTTGCCTGTGCTGGTGCGTGCGCTGACCCCCACTGACGCGCAGACGGGCGAGGCGGGTGGTCGATTGTATGCCGCCAATACCGCCGGCGCGATCTGCGGCACCTTGCTGGCGGCATTCGTCTTGCTGCCCCTGCTCGGCGTCACCGGTGCCGCCTGCGTAGCAGGGGCGTTGAACCTGCTGGCCGCGCTGGGCGCCTGGTGCGGGCGCAGGAGGGACGAGCGCACCCTGCCGAGCTCGGGCGACACTGCGCTGCCGCGCACGCCGCAGGCTCGGCTGGCCATCGCCCTGTATTGCCTGGCCGGCGGCGTGGCGCTCGGATACGAGGTGGTGTGGACGCAATCGATCGTGCAATTCATGAGCACGCGCGCCTTTGCGTTCTCGGTGGTGCTGGCCACTTACCTGGCGGGGCTGGTTCTGGGCAGTGCATTGTACGCCCGGCGCGCCGACCGCATCCGTGACCCTTGGGGCCTGTTCGCCCTGCTGATCGCGTCCGCCGGGCTGCTGGCGTTGCTGCAGATTGCCGGGCTCGGGCGTTGGCTGGTGGCCTGGCAGACGCTGCTGGAAAGCCACGTGGTGCAGCTGACCGGCAGCCAATTGGCGGGTATGTGCGCACGCTTTGCGGCTGCCGCGGTGTGCGTGGTGTTCATACCGACCACATTGCTCGGGGCGGCATTCCCCCTGGCCTTGCGCCTGGCCGTGGACAGCGGCCGGGTGGGCCGGGACGTTGGGGCGGTGGTTGCCCTCAACACCCTGGGCGGGATCATTGGCGTCATGCTCACAGGGTTTGTCCTGGTGCCTGAACTCGGGCTGGTGCGCACCTTGGCAGTACTCGCTTGCGTGGCGGCGGCGATCGGCGCCGTCGCGGCATGGCGCGGCCACGCCGTGCACAAGGGCATGCGGGCCTTGGTCTTGCTGGTGGGCGGCGCAACCCTGGTCACCGGCGTGCTCACCCCATCAGAGCGGCTGGCGCAGTTGTTGCCAGGCGCGCGGAGCGGCGAGCTGGTGTTCTACCAGGAAGGCCGCGGTGGCACGGTGGCAGTGGTCAACCAGCAGCGCCAAGGGCAAGCCTTCAACCGGCTGTACATCCAGGGTGTGTCCAACACCGGTGATGCCATGCCGTCACTGCGCTACATGCGGTTGCAGGCCTTACTGCCTTTGCTGATCCATCGTGGTGAGCCGCGCTCGGCCCTGGTGATCGGCTTCGGCACCGGCATCACCGCCGGGGCGATGCTGCGCTACCCCGGCCTGGAGCACCCGGTGGTGGCCGAACTGCTGCCGCAGGTGCTGGCCGCGGCGCCCCTGTTCTCTGGTAACTACAACGCTGTGAACGACCCACGCCTCGACATCCGCCTGCGTGATGGGCGCCGTGAGCTGTTGCGTAATGAGCAACGATACGACGTGATCACCTTGGAGCCACCACCGCCTTCAGCGGCAGGTGTAGTCAACCTGTATTCGCGCGATTTTTACCAGTTGGCAGCCTCTCGATTGCACGAGCATGGTCTGGTAGCGCAGTGGCTACCGCTTCCCACACAGAATGACGAGGACAGTCGCTCGCTGGTACGCAGCTTTCTTGATGTGTTCCCACATGCCTCGTTGTGGACCACCGAGTTTCACGAGATGCTGTTGATCGGTTCGGCAACGCCGATGGTGCTGGATGTTTCGCGCATTCGCCAACGCTTCGAGCAATCCCAGGTTTCGGCTTCCCTGGCCCAGGTCGGCGTAAACTCGGTCGAGGCGTTGCTGGCCACCTGGGTTACCGACAGACAAGGGCTTGAGCGCTATGCCGGCGATGCACAACCGGTTACCGATGATCGGCCCCGTATCGAGTATGCGCCGTGGGTACGGCCGCATGAAATCACCCGTGTGCTGCCTGCGCTACTGGCGCTGCGGGTAGCGCCGCCCTTGGAAAACGCTAGCCCTTCGGTACAAGCCGGGGTGAATGATGAGTGGGCGCTGTTGCGTCGTTTCTATGGTTTGTCGCTATTGGCTTACAACGGTAATCGCCAGGGCTGGATGCGCGAGGCGCGGGCCTTGGCACCGATCAGCGCCAAGAATCCTTACATGCGTTGGTTCACCGGCGGCAAGCGCTGA
- a CDS encoding BatD family protein, with the protein MKRMLLLLGLYLPLLAVAAPEARVQARLLPPGDTMVGATLELQVDLLVDTWFTQPAVLPVIELPGATVSAPSGEAQHLNERLDGKAFFGLRYTYQITPQTAQAFTLPAQTFQVFPGQSDAPVTLASEPLSFVAKALAGDATVHRLVARKVSLEQQTQLSHSPLRAGDSITRRVVTRAEGAQAMLIPPPPLIEIEGLKRYVQTPRVAPLSDGRGGSTGGQREDSVSYVVSAAGRYQLPAIELQWWDAATGEARQATLPPIDVTAIEGGYKAPFSIDQDLRALGRQAQLRLPGHWLWAAGLLLLGGALIYVARPWLWAVWRHLQSWQAARRMARLHSADHAWRQARAQLAQDPPQLDGLYLWIRRATGQRTVSEFSLALPPQLRIRLLDWLQNRYGNGSEVRQSAPSLSPILPALRRAAVSGRQVSHPEGLKPLNP; encoded by the coding sequence ATGAAACGCATGCTGTTGCTGCTAGGGCTCTACCTGCCATTGCTCGCGGTCGCGGCACCCGAGGCTCGTGTGCAGGCGCGCCTGCTGCCGCCCGGTGACACGATGGTTGGCGCGACGCTCGAGTTGCAGGTCGATCTGCTGGTAGACACCTGGTTCACCCAGCCGGCCGTGCTGCCGGTGATCGAGTTGCCGGGTGCTACGGTGAGCGCACCCAGCGGAGAAGCGCAGCATCTGAACGAACGGCTCGACGGCAAGGCCTTCTTCGGCCTGCGCTATACCTATCAGATCACCCCGCAAACGGCCCAGGCCTTCACCCTTCCTGCGCAAACCTTTCAGGTGTTCCCCGGTCAGTCGGATGCGCCGGTCACACTAGCCAGCGAGCCGCTTTCATTCGTCGCCAAGGCCCTCGCCGGTGATGCGACCGTGCACCGCCTGGTGGCACGCAAGGTCAGCCTTGAGCAACAAACGCAGCTGTCGCATTCACCGCTGCGTGCAGGGGACAGCATTACCCGTCGGGTGGTGACGCGAGCCGAAGGTGCGCAGGCGATGCTCATACCACCGCCACCGCTGATCGAGATCGAAGGCCTCAAACGCTATGTGCAAACCCCTCGTGTTGCGCCGCTAAGCGATGGGCGAGGGGGCTCGACCGGCGGCCAGCGCGAAGACAGTGTGAGCTATGTGGTATCGGCCGCCGGACGTTACCAGCTGCCCGCGATCGAACTGCAGTGGTGGGATGCGGCGACGGGTGAGGCCAGGCAAGCAACGTTGCCCCCGATCGACGTCACCGCCATCGAGGGTGGTTACAAAGCGCCGTTTTCCATCGACCAGGACCTGCGCGCGCTCGGCCGTCAGGCACAGTTGCGCCTGCCTGGCCACTGGTTGTGGGCTGCAGGCTTGCTGCTGCTTGGCGGGGCGCTGATTTACGTTGCACGGCCGTGGCTGTGGGCGGTGTGGCGGCATTTGCAAAGCTGGCAAGCAGCGCGGCGTATGGCGCGGTTGCACTCTGCTGACCATGCCTGGCGGCAGGCGCGTGCTCAACTTGCGCAAGACCCGCCGCAGCTCGACGGGCTGTACCTGTGGATTCGCAGGGCTACCGGGCAGCGCACAGTGTCAGAATTTTCCTTAGCTTTGCCGCCCCAATTGCGAATACGTCTACTAGACTGGCTCCAGAACCGCTACGGCAATGGCAGTGAAGTACGCCAGAGCGCGCCGTCACTGAGCCCGATCCTACCAGCGTTGCGGCGAGCGGCAGTGAGCGGGCGGCAGGTCAGTCACCCTGAAGGCTTGAAACCACTCAACCCATGA
- the aspT gene encoding aspartate-alanine antiporter, producing the protein MIEFVLHALRANPEIAVFLAIASGVLIGRVHMGSFHLGSVAGALLMGLLIGQIGLEVPHELKSVFFALFIYAVGFKSGPEFFGSLNRGTLKLVLLSVVLCGTALATILAMYSVYGFDAGFTAGLGAGALTDTAIMGTASSAIAQLSIDEVAKAQLNSHMAVAYAITYVFGTIGLVVFVGSIAPRLLRVDLASSARELERSLGIEQEDAALSIPYTRIVVRAHQLVGPAAEGRSIADIEARHPNLSIERVVRDGRVLERNGQLRLQRGDVLGVYALREAVAQLSQWIGPEVDDSIAMSFATRTAQIVLTSRKLSGRTLRQIKHELVGATRMGCYIVDITRQGLDLPLLPDTVLRRGDVITLNGRSRSVETLAEQMGRIRPVHHKSDIAIHALGLVVGSLLGMLSTHIGIIPVELGVGGGVLLVGLLIGWYNSRHPDFGALPPAAQWAFSEFGLTAFGAVVGLLAGPAALAAIETQGLALLISGAAVTLIPPVVTLYFGYYVLRLHPLILFGALAGAQTEAASMNKIIEQSGSNTPVIGFTVCYAISNVLLAVCGPVIIALTTT; encoded by the coding sequence ATGATCGAATTCGTGCTCCATGCGTTACGTGCAAACCCGGAAATTGCCGTGTTCCTGGCCATCGCATCGGGCGTTCTGATCGGGCGAGTACACATGGGCAGTTTTCACCTGGGCTCGGTTGCCGGGGCACTGCTCATGGGGCTGCTCATTGGGCAAATAGGGCTTGAGGTGCCACATGAGCTCAAATCGGTCTTCTTCGCGTTGTTCATCTACGCCGTCGGTTTCAAGAGTGGTCCTGAATTCTTCGGTAGCCTGAACCGAGGCACGCTTAAACTGGTGCTGCTCTCGGTGGTCTTGTGCGGCACTGCGCTGGCAACGATTCTGGCGATGTACAGCGTGTATGGCTTCGATGCCGGATTCACCGCCGGGCTTGGCGCTGGCGCCCTCACTGACACGGCCATCATGGGCACGGCCAGCAGTGCCATCGCTCAATTGTCTATCGACGAGGTAGCCAAGGCGCAACTCAACAGCCATATGGCAGTGGCCTACGCCATCACCTACGTGTTCGGTACCATTGGCCTGGTGGTCTTCGTCGGCAGCATCGCTCCGCGGCTGCTACGCGTGGATTTGGCCAGCTCTGCGCGAGAGTTGGAGCGCTCACTGGGTATCGAGCAGGAGGATGCTGCCTTGAGCATTCCCTACACGCGTATCGTGGTGCGTGCACATCAACTGGTAGGGCCGGCGGCTGAGGGTAGGAGCATTGCCGATATCGAGGCCCGGCACCCCAATCTGAGTATCGAGCGGGTTGTGCGAGACGGCCGGGTGCTGGAGCGGAATGGACAATTGCGCCTACAGCGTGGTGACGTGCTTGGCGTTTACGCCTTGCGCGAAGCCGTTGCTCAGCTCAGCCAATGGATAGGTCCCGAAGTGGATGACTCGATAGCGATGTCGTTCGCCACCCGCACGGCGCAAATTGTACTCACCTCGCGCAAGCTGTCGGGCAGAACTCTGAGACAGATCAAGCATGAACTGGTCGGTGCCACGCGTATGGGCTGTTATATCGTCGACATCACTCGTCAGGGCCTGGATTTGCCTCTGCTGCCCGACACGGTATTGCGCCGCGGCGACGTGATTACCCTGAACGGTCGTAGCCGTAGTGTCGAAACGCTGGCCGAGCAGATGGGCCGGATTCGTCCGGTGCATCATAAGAGCGATATCGCGATCCATGCTCTGGGGTTGGTGGTGGGGTCTCTGCTCGGCATGCTGTCTACTCACATAGGCATCATCCCGGTCGAGTTGGGGGTGGGTGGCGGCGTGTTGCTGGTGGGCTTGCTGATTGGCTGGTATAACTCGCGCCACCCTGATTTCGGCGCGCTCCCGCCTGCGGCGCAGTGGGCATTTTCGGAATTCGGGCTCACGGCTTTTGGGGCGGTCGTCGGGCTGCTGGCAGGCCCCGCCGCGCTGGCTGCCATCGAAACGCAAGGCCTGGCGCTCTTGATTTCCGGCGCAGCAGTCACCCTTATCCCGCCGGTGGTGACCTTGTATTTTGGCTATTACGTGTTGCGGCTGCACCCCTTGATCCTGTTTGGCGCACTGGCCGGCGCGCAAACAGAAGCGGCGTCAATGAACAAAATCATCGAGCAGTCCGGCAGCAATACGCCGGTCATCGGCTTCACCGTGTGCTATGCCATCTCCAACGTTCTGCTGGCGGTCTGTGGGCCGGTGATCATTGCGCTGACCACCACCTGA
- a CDS encoding arylsulfatase → MKSSRRWITTFALAATAAVSVCTATAAEKPNILVIFGDDIGQTNISAYGKGVVGYQTPNIDRIGQEGMLFTDYYAENSCTAGRSSFITGQTPLRTGLSKVGMPGVPVGLQARDVTIAQALKAQGYATGQFGKNHLGDRDEYLPTNHGFDEFFGNLYHLNAEEEPERELWPKDDEAFVKATSPRGVIKSSADGKIEDTGALTKSRMETIDDETTQAAINFIDKQAKADKPFFVWMNTTRMHLYTHVRESMRGQSGMQGNEYADGMVEHDGDVGKLLKTLDDLKIADNTIVVYTTDNGPNQFSWPDAATTPFRNEKNSNWEGAYRVPAMIRWPGKVKPGTVSTQIFSGLDWFPTLLAAAGDTGIKDRLLKGADVGGKNFKVHLDGYNQLDYLTGKADKSARSEFYYFNDDGELVSMRFGDWKLVFCEQRAPGGFAVWSEPFTCLRVPKIFNLRMDPYERADVVSNQYYDWVTKNDYLIFQGTRKAAAFLQTFVEYPPSQRPASFSIDQIRADVDKKIEEKMKK, encoded by the coding sequence ATGAAGTCCAGCAGAAGATGGATAACCACATTCGCGCTAGCCGCTACTGCAGCGGTGAGCGTGTGCACGGCAACCGCCGCGGAAAAGCCCAATATCCTGGTGATATTCGGCGATGACATTGGCCAGACCAACATCAGCGCCTATGGCAAGGGCGTGGTCGGCTATCAGACGCCCAACATTGACCGCATCGGCCAGGAAGGCATGCTGTTCACTGACTATTACGCCGAGAACAGCTGCACCGCTGGGCGTTCTTCCTTCATCACCGGGCAGACACCGCTGCGCACCGGCTTGTCCAAGGTCGGCATGCCTGGTGTGCCCGTGGGTTTGCAGGCGCGCGATGTCACCATCGCCCAGGCGCTCAAGGCGCAGGGCTATGCCACTGGCCAGTTCGGCAAGAACCATTTGGGCGACCGGGATGAATACCTGCCGACCAATCATGGCTTCGACGAGTTTTTCGGCAACCTGTATCACCTGAACGCCGAGGAAGAGCCGGAGCGTGAACTGTGGCCCAAGGATGATGAGGCATTCGTCAAGGCTACCTCGCCACGGGGTGTGATTAAGTCGAGCGCCGATGGCAAGATCGAGGATACCGGTGCGTTGACCAAGTCGCGCATGGAGACCATCGACGACGAGACCACCCAGGCGGCAATCAACTTCATCGACAAACAAGCCAAGGCTGACAAGCCGTTCTTCGTGTGGATGAACACCACCCGTATGCACCTTTATACCCACGTGCGCGAGTCGATGCGCGGGCAGAGCGGTATGCAGGGCAATGAGTATGCAGATGGCATGGTCGAGCACGACGGTGACGTGGGCAAACTGCTCAAGACCCTCGATGATCTGAAGATCGCCGACAACACCATCGTGGTTTACACCACCGACAACGGCCCTAACCAGTTCTCCTGGCCTGATGCCGCGACCACACCGTTCCGCAACGAGAAGAACTCCAACTGGGAAGGCGCCTACCGCGTGCCGGCGATGATCCGTTGGCCTGGCAAGGTCAAGCCGGGCACGGTGTCCACCCAGATTTTCTCGGGGCTGGACTGGTTCCCGACACTGCTGGCCGCAGCCGGTGACACTGGCATCAAGGACCGTTTGCTCAAGGGCGCCGATGTGGGTGGCAAGAACTTCAAGGTGCATCTGGACGGTTACAACCAGCTGGACTACCTGACCGGCAAAGCGGACAAGAGCGCACGTAGCGAATTCTATTACTTCAACGATGACGGTGAACTGGTGTCGATGCGCTTCGGCGACTGGAAGCTGGTGTTCTGCGAACAGCGCGCCCCCGGTGGTTTCGCGGTTTGGAGCGAGCCGTTCACCTGCCTGCGGGTGCCCAAGATTTTCAACTTGCGTATGGACCCGTATGAGCGCGCCGATGTGGTCTCCAACCAGTACTACGATTGGGTGACCAAGAACGACTACCTGATCTTCCAGGGTACCCGCAAGGCTGCCGCGTTCCTGCAGACATTCGTGGAGTATCCGCCGAGTCAGCGCCCGGCAAGCTTCAGCATCGACCAGATCCGGGCTGACGTGGACAAAAAGATCGAAGAGAAGATGAAGAAGTAA
- a CDS encoding HAD family hydrolase: MLDLHRARWWLALLLVLPLAVQAANALPSWRDGPSRQAIEAFVDAVTTEGSEDYVPEAQRIAVFDNDGTLWSEQPLYFEVLFALDEVKRLAPQHPEWTSQQPFKAVLEGDQKALSDSGMDGMLKIVAATHAGVSTEAFIANTQRWLATAVHPRTHRPYTEMVFQPMLELLQYLRANGFRTYIVSGGEVAFMRAFAEEVYGVPPEQVIGTTLQARFIDDNGKLSIERLPKLLHNDDGPGKPVSIDAHIGRRPIFAFGNSDGDLQMLQWTMAGDGKRFAGLVHHTDATREWAYDRDSKVGRLDKALDAAKGANWTVVDMAREWQRIYPFESNQAQ; encoded by the coding sequence ATGCTCGATCTACACCGTGCGCGCTGGTGGTTGGCCTTGTTACTCGTGTTGCCTTTGGCGGTGCAGGCGGCCAATGCGCTGCCTTCCTGGCGGGATGGCCCCTCACGGCAAGCCATCGAAGCGTTCGTGGACGCCGTGACCACCGAAGGCAGTGAAGACTATGTGCCCGAGGCCCAGCGCATTGCCGTCTTCGACAATGACGGCACGCTATGGAGCGAGCAGCCGCTGTATTTTGAGGTGTTGTTTGCCCTTGATGAGGTCAAAAGACTCGCACCGCAACACCCGGAATGGACCAGCCAGCAGCCGTTCAAGGCCGTTCTGGAGGGCGACCAGAAGGCTTTGAGTGACAGCGGCATGGACGGCATGCTCAAGATCGTCGCCGCCACTCATGCCGGGGTCAGCACCGAGGCGTTTATCGCCAATACCCAGCGTTGGCTGGCAACGGCCGTACACCCTCGCACCCACAGGCCGTACACCGAGATGGTCTTCCAGCCCATGCTCGAACTTTTGCAGTACCTGCGGGCCAACGGTTTCAGGACCTACATCGTCTCGGGCGGTGAGGTGGCGTTCATGCGTGCATTCGCAGAGGAAGTCTACGGGGTGCCGCCAGAGCAGGTGATCGGCACCACGCTGCAGGCTCGCTTCATCGATGACAACGGCAAACTGTCGATCGAACGTCTGCCCAAGTTGCTGCACAACGACGATGGCCCAGGCAAGCCGGTGAGCATCGATGCCCATATCGGCCGTCGCCCGATCTTCGCCTTTGGCAACTCCGACGGCGACTTGCAAATGCTGCAATGGACCATGGCTGGCGACGGCAAGCGCTTTGCCGGCCTGGTCCATCACACCGACGCGACACGCGAATGGGCCTATGACCGCGACAGCAAGGTCGGGCGCTTGGACAAGGCGCTGGATGCCGCCAAGGGTGCGAACTGGACCGTGGTCGATATGGCCCGCGAGTGGCAGCGCATCTACCCATTCGAAAGCAACCAGGCTCAATGA